A DNA window from Xiphias gladius isolate SHS-SW01 ecotype Sanya breed wild chromosome 3, ASM1685928v1, whole genome shotgun sequence contains the following coding sequences:
- the ndel1b gene encoding nuclear distribution protein nudE-like 1-B, which yields MDTEMIPKFSSKDEEVDYWKSQALKYKKSCHDAQEELQEFQEGSRELEAELEAQLGQAEHRLRDLQSENERLKNEVANLREKLEQQYAQSYKQISVLEDDLGQTRSIKEQLHKYVRELEQANDDLERAKRATIVSLEDFEGRLNQAIERNAFLESELDEKESLLVSVQRLKDEARDLRQELAVRERTTDRMSAPSSPTLDIDKIDSAVQASLSLPATPVGKSIENPFINPKALTNGCGSSSLTPSARISALNIVGDLLRKVGALESKLAACRNFAKDQAARKNFSTDNGTLINSNATKFSHSLHTSYFDKTTVNGLDPSSLTSMASSRTVSPPGMLPLSV from the exons ATGGACACAGAGATGATTCCCAAATTTTCGTCAAAGGATGAGGAAGTTGATTACTGGAAGTCACAAGCCCTCAAATATAAGAAAAG TTGCCATGATGCacaggaggagctgcaggagttCCAGGAGGGCAGCCGTGAACTGGAAGCTGAGTTGGAGGCACAGCTTGGCCAGGCCGAACACCGCCTCCGAGACCTGCAGTCTGAAAACGAGAGACTGAAGAACGAAGTGGCCAACCTCAGG GAGAAGCTGGAGCAGCAGTATGCCCAGAGTTACAAACAGATTTCCGTGCTAGAAGATGATCTTGGCCAGACACGAAGCATCAAGGAGCAGCTCCACAAATATGTCCGTGAGCTTGAGCAGGCGAACGACGACCTGGAGAGAGCCAAAAG GGCTACAATTGTGTCTCTTGAGGACTTTGAGGGCCGTTTGAACCAGGCCATTGAGAGAAATGCCTTCCTGGAGAGTGAGCTGGATGAGAAGGAGTCTCTTCTAGTATCTGTGCAGCGGCTGAAAGATGAAGCACGAG ACCTGAGACAGGAGCTGGCAGTACGGGAGCGGACTACAGATAGGATGTCGGCACCCAGCTCACCCACCTTAGACATCGACAAGATAGATTCTGCAGTACAGGCCTCTTTATCCCTCCCAGCCACACCTGTAGGAAAGAGCATAGAGAACCCCTTCATCAACCCAAAAG CTTTGACCAACGGCTGTGGCAGCTCATCCCTCACTCCCTCTGCTAGAATCTCAGCTCTTAACATTGTTGGTGATCTCCTGAGGAAAGTTGGG GCCTTGGAGTCCAAACTCGCCGCCTGCAGGAACTTTGCCAAAGACCAGGCAGCGAGAAAAAATTTCTCCACCGACAATGGCACACTCATCAACAGCAATGCCACCaaattctctcactctctaCATACCTCTTACTTTGACAAAAC GACTGTTAATGGATTGGATCCTAGCTCCTTGACCTCCATGGCATCATCCAGAACTGTGTCTCCACCAGGCATGCTGCCTCTGAGTGTGTGA
- the LOC120788259 gene encoding RING finger protein 222, whose protein sequence is MAFYKEDSQEDARECPVCYECLLGTERTLSCGHVFCHDCLVKTLVSINSDGNIRDTIVCPICRNLTFIKKQKEAPASLEADKDPHEGQTLEVPLPRPLGQPQSAQRTSGDTLPRGVNRIAHCFRGISERARRQRLISPSHNASQIFIISAQGRPMAEEDALGVVMTVVQPQRRRRRRICTTARCLLFLLSAFTVLALVAATLPWILLA, encoded by the coding sequence ATGGCATTTTACAAAGAAGATAGCCAGGAGGACGCACGAGAGTGCCCAGTGTGCTACGAGTGTCTGTTGGGCACCGAAAGGACTCTGAGCTGCGGACATGTCTTCTGCCACGACTGCCTGGTCAAAACGCTGGTCAGCATCAACAGCGATGGGAACATCAGAGACACAATCGTTTGCCCCATCTGCCGAAATCTTACATTCATCAAGAAACAAAAGGAAGCGCCGGCGTCCCTGGAGGCGGACAAGGATCCACACGAGGGGCAGACCCTGGAGGTGCCTCTCCCTCGGCCACTGGGACAGCCCCAGAGCGCACAGCGCACCTCCGGGGACACTTTACCGAGGGGAGTTAATCGGATCGCCCACTGCTTCAGGGGGATCTCTGAGCGAGCCCGTCGCCAGAGGTTGATCAGCCCCAGCCACAATGCATCTCAGATCTTTATCATAAGCGCCCAAGGGCGACCCATGGCAGAGGAAGATGCGCTCGGCGTTGTGATGACTGTGGTTCAGCCCCAGCGCAGGCGAAGGCGCAGGATTTGCACAACTGCACGATGCCTGCTCTTTTTGCTGTCAGCGTTTACTGTCCTCGCACTGGTGGCTGCAACTTTGCCCTGGATTTTGTTGGCATAG